AGGCTGTTGTCACTGCCGATGGGAAATACACTGATGGCACCGGCACCTGAGGTGTTGGTGCCCTGGTATTTGCAGGTTACGAAGAGGAACTTACCGGCCGTGTCGATGGCGATGGCGGTAGGAGTGTTGCCGGTGGTCGCGGAGGTGCCCTTTGAGGTGAGCGTGCCATCGCTGCCAACTGCGAACTCCTGCACATTGGAATCGCCCTGGTTGACGACATAGATGAACTTGGCGTTTGGCGCGGCGACGGAGGCGACAGGATTCTTTCCGGCAGTAGGCGGGCTGTTGACGTCACCGATCTGGACCAGAGCGCCGGACTGGTAGTCCACCGCGTACTGGTTAATGACACCCGGTGAGCTGCTGGTCGTCGTGACGTAGAGATAAGCGAGCGTGTAGTCACGGGTGCAGGCGGTCAGGCCGAGGGCCACCGAGAGAGAGGCGATCGAGGCAACGGTCTTGATGGCTCGGGAGACTGTACGTGTGGTCCTGATACTGGACTTGGTCTGGCCCGTCTTCTGAAGGTACATGCGCTTCCTTTATCCAAGGGGCCGTCGGCCCCCTTTGAAAATATCTTTGCGAAACTCTACGGAATCGATGGTTCCGGTGGCCGGCTTCGGTGAACTGTGGGTCTCAGCCGGGCCGGCATGCCTGTCTCGATCCTACTAGAACGGCAGTCGAAGCTAATACCCTGACCTAATAACCAGGCGTCGGGTTCGGAACCGTGATCGCGCAGATTGGTAGTGTGGCGGCTTCGTAGGGAGAGTGGAAGATCGGCCTCAGTGATCCGTCTGACTGGATCTCCTCTCCTACGACCGAGTTGCTCAGCGAGCCGGAGGCGTAGAGATACTTCCCGCGCGTGGGTTCTACCGTCACGCAGGTAGTTCCGTTGCCTGCGGCCGTGCTGGCTGCAGATGTGGAGGTGACCGGCGCGCCGTTCGAACCCAGGTTGTATTCGCCGACGGTACCGTCGTAGTTCGCCACGAAGAAGAGCTTGCCGGTGGAATCGAAGGCCATGCCGCGAGGGCCAAGCCCGGTGGGCGCGGTTCCATTCGCGATCGCCGACGGGATACCGCTTGCAGGTGTGGTGTAACTGATCACGATATTGCCGGTGCCATCTGTCACATAAAGGTGGGTGCCGGAGGCATCGGTGGCTATCCCGCTGGGCAGAGTGCCTGTTGCGAAGCCCGAGGAGGGCTGATTGGCGGAGACAATGGTCTCACCGGCGACTGGCGTCAGATTCCCGCTGCCATCGGTAGAAAAGGCGAACAAGTTGAGCGTCGTGTCAGAAGCCGAGGTAGACGCGGAGTTTGTCGCCGCTGAGTCCTGAGCGATCACATAGACCGTGCTTCCACCGTTGCCGACCGCGATTCCCACGGGAGCACGACCGATGGAGAAGTTCTTGATCGCTCCGAGAGTCCGATCCGCGTTGATCGGAAATACGCTGATTCCGCCGGGACCCGGGCTGGCTGTCGTGAAGCCGGCCTGATACGTGTAGGCCACGTAGAGGAACTTGCCGTCAGGCGATATGGCGACCGAAGTCGGGAAGCTCCCGGTGTCATAGGTGTTCTGCGGATAGAGTTTTCCATCGGATCCGATGAGGAAGCTGACGACGTTGCTATCGTCGTGATGGATGACATAGATCGCCGGAATAGCCAGGCCTGCTGGCGTAGCCACGAGGCCGGAGGGCTTGCGTCCGCCCGAGGGAATCGGGGAGTCAGGCAGGAGCGTAAGCTGGCCGTTCTGGTAGTCGACGCGGTAGGCGTTGATGAGGCCTGAAGTCAGGCTGGCCGACGGAGCGTAAACCCAGGCCAGGGTGTAATCGTGGCTGCAGGCGGTGAGGCTGAGGCTGAGCGCGAGAGCTGCGGCGGATGCCGCCTTGGGTAGCCAACCTCTCTGGCTGGGCGGTTGAGAGTTCGGCCCACGGCTTATGTTGCTGACTGACTTCATGTATTTCCTTGACTCCGGTGCAGGCACTGCCCGCTGAAGATGCTGAGGTCTTTCTTTCGACTCTCTGAACCACTTAGCCCAGAAGCAGAGGGGCGGCGTCGAACACTTCGACGCCGCCGACTCTTACATACCGCTATCCACGATCAATAACCCGTGTTGGCGCTTATGACGAGGCAAGTCGGGTTGGCCACGGTCGGGAAGGATGAGCCGCGATCCAATGCGCTAAGTGCGCCCGTCTTAGCGCTGATACGTTTGCCGGTCACAGTACCCGAGTTTGAATCGGAGGTGTAAAGGTACTGCCCCGTCGGATCGATCGCCATGCAGGTCGGTCCTGAGCCTACGGCGTAAGGATTCAGCGTGGGGTCACCGCCCGGTCCGAGCGCCCCCGTTGAAAGGATGGTGAAGACTGAAACCGAGCTATTCGCGTAGTTGGTGTTCGGTGTCGACTTATTCAGCACGAAAAGGAACGGATTCGTCGCATTGCTGGTGTTCAGTGTCTGGTCGGGATAGCTTGTTCCGGCAAGGTTGGGAACGGTTCCGACATTCACCGTAGAGAGCGAGCAGTTGCTGCCTGCAGTGTAGGGAAGAATCGTTCCGGGGCCGCCTGCCGTCGATCCGGCATCGGTCACGTAAATGTAGCTTCCGTTTACGTTGACGGAAGTAGCGTTCGCGGTGCCCAGAGCGAGGGTAGAGTTCGTCGGCTGGGTCAGCTGCCCGTTCGAGGAGCTGAGAGAGTACGGGAAGACCGTCTGATCGCCGGAATCAAGCGTATAGATGCAGCTTGAAGAAGCGCGCATCTGAATGGGGTGATTGCCGACCTCAAAATAAGTGAGCTGGGTGCCGTTGGCATCCTTCACCTGAGCGTTGGTGATGAGAGACGGGCGTCCAGTGTTCGGGTCGAGTGAGAACGCCGTGATGGAGCCGTTGAAGTTGGTCTTGCCGTCGTAGTCAGGTGCCTGCTGGTCAAGGACGAAGAGATAGTTGCCCGTGCTGTCGGTCGCGATCCAGACGGGAACCTTACCTTGGCTGGAGTACGACTGCTGATAGCTCAGAACTCCGTCGCCGCCGACGCTGAAGAGCGCGATGTCGCCGGCGGTCGTGGAGCTTCCGCCATTCAACACATACAAGTAGCGGCCACCGGACTTCAGTGCCAGCATCACCGGGTTGGCCCCTCCGGACGAATACGGGGAACCAACAGTGGCGGTCAGATTGCCGGTGAAGTTGTCGATCTTGAATCCACCGATCTGGCCCGTCGACTCGCCAATTTGCGAACCGATGACCCACATGAAGCCGACGGTCCCGCCTCCACATGAGGTCATACCCAGACCCATTGCTACCGAAACCAACAAGGCCATTGAAATCCGGCCAATCCTGCTCAACGTCATGCGCTTCCTTAATCCTCGCGAGTGGCCGGAGTGCGCCA
This Granulicella aggregans DNA region includes the following protein-coding sequences:
- a CDS encoding lactonase family protein; translated protein: MKSVSNISRGPNSQPPSQRGWLPKAASAAALALSLSLTACSHDYTLAWVYAPSASLTSGLINAYRVDYQNGQLTLLPDSPIPSGGRKPSGLVATPAGLAIPAIYVIHHDDSNVVSFLIGSDGKLYPQNTYDTGSFPTSVAISPDGKFLYVAYTYQAGFTTASPGPGGISVFPINADRTLGAIKNFSIGRAPVGIAVGNGGSTVYVIAQDSAATNSASTSASDTTLNLFAFSTDGSGNLTPVAGETIVSANQPSSGFATGTLPSGIATDASGTHLYVTDGTGNIVISYTTPASGIPSAIANGTAPTGLGPRGMAFDSTGKLFFVANYDGTVGEYNLGSNGAPVTSTSAASTAAGNGTTCVTVEPTRGKYLYASGSLSNSVVGEEIQSDGSLRPIFHSPYEAATLPICAITVPNPTPGY
- a CDS encoding lactonase family protein — translated: MALLVSVAMGLGMTSCGGGTVGFMWVIGSQIGESTGQIGGFKIDNFTGNLTATVGSPYSSGGANPVMLALKSGGRYLYVLNGGSSTTAGDIALFSVGGDGVLSYQQSYSSQGKVPVWIATDSTGNYLFVLDQQAPDYDGKTNFNGSITAFSLDPNTGRPSLITNAQVKDANGTQLTYFEVGNHPIQMRASSSCIYTLDSGDQTVFPYSLSSSNGQLTQPTNSTLALGTANATSVNVNGSYIYVTDAGSTAGGPGTILPYTAGSNCSLSTVNVGTVPNLAGTSYPDQTLNTSNATNPFLFVLNKSTPNTNYANSSVSVFTILSTGALGPGGDPTLNPYAVGSGPTCMAIDPTGQYLYTSDSNSGTVTGKRISAKTGALSALDRGSSFPTVANPTCLVISANTGY